A part of Desulfotomaculum nigrificans DSM 574 genomic DNA contains:
- the murJ gene encoding murein biosynthesis integral membrane protein MurJ, with product MSTGKMIARATLVVAVINLLSRILGFVREQVIAYMFGATSTTDAYVVAYNIPNTVFAIVIGALATVVVPVFSEYVAKGRKDEAWKLFNTVITMVIIIFTVVTVGGIFAAPLLVKLTAPGLNTATAGLATRLTVIMLPILVFYGLSTVFQGLLNANQVFAIPALSVSFTNVVIIVSALTLGSMYGIDGLAAGTVGGFALAALMQIPKLRQVGFRFKFSTDWRHPGVRKVLYLVMPVAIGTSLNQIYLIIDRILASGLAEGSISALNYANRIILMPITFFVLAIGTAFYPTITTLAAQGKQRELADTVLRAIRTVILFALPAGVGLMVLSTPIIKLLFEHGEFGPRATAMTALALMFYSIGLVGQAANIILTRGFYAQQDTKTPVKLMAVTVTVNLIFSLLLIGPLKHGGLALANSIASLVNTVMLSYYLNKRIPGMWHAGTVKFMVQTVTATAVMAATAWGVNAALADKMAGHGTLGLAVQVGASISAAMGIFVLAIFLLRMEEASLVTMYAGKFLGRLRPSRG from the coding sequence TTGTCCACCGGAAAAATGATTGCCAGGGCTACCCTGGTTGTGGCGGTTATCAACCTGTTGTCCCGGATTCTGGGCTTTGTACGGGAGCAGGTCATTGCTTATATGTTTGGCGCCACCAGCACCACCGATGCCTATGTGGTGGCCTACAACATTCCCAACACAGTTTTTGCCATTGTCATTGGCGCCCTGGCCACCGTGGTGGTGCCGGTGTTCAGCGAGTATGTGGCCAAAGGCCGAAAGGATGAGGCCTGGAAGTTATTTAACACGGTCATCACCATGGTCATCATTATTTTCACCGTGGTCACTGTGGGGGGGATTTTTGCCGCCCCGCTGCTGGTTAAACTGACTGCCCCCGGTTTAAACACAGCCACCGCCGGTCTGGCCACCCGGTTAACGGTGATTATGCTGCCCATCCTGGTATTCTATGGCTTGTCCACCGTATTTCAGGGGTTACTCAACGCTAACCAGGTCTTTGCTATCCCGGCCTTAAGCGTCAGTTTCACCAATGTGGTAATTATTGTTTCTGCCCTCACCCTGGGCAGTATGTACGGCATTGACGGTTTAGCCGCCGGTACCGTGGGCGGTTTTGCCCTGGCGGCCCTGATGCAAATACCGAAATTAAGGCAAGTAGGTTTCCGTTTTAAGTTTTCCACCGATTGGCGGCACCCCGGCGTGCGCAAGGTGTTATACCTGGTGATGCCGGTGGCCATCGGCACTTCCTTAAACCAAATTTACTTGATTATCGACCGGATTTTAGCCTCCGGACTGGCCGAGGGCAGTATTTCCGCTCTGAACTACGCCAACCGGATTATTCTGATGCCCATTACTTTCTTTGTGCTGGCCATTGGCACCGCCTTTTATCCCACCATCACCACCCTGGCGGCCCAGGGTAAGCAGCGGGAACTGGCGGACACGGTACTGCGGGCCATTCGCACGGTTATTTTGTTTGCGCTGCCCGCCGGGGTGGGGTTAATGGTTTTATCCACCCCCATTATTAAACTGCTCTTTGAACACGGCGAGTTTGGCCCCCGGGCAACGGCCATGACCGCCCTGGCCCTGATGTTTTATTCCATCGGCCTGGTGGGCCAGGCGGCCAACATTATTTTGACCCGGGGTTTTTATGCCCAGCAGGACACCAAGACGCCGGTTAAATTGATGGCCGTCACCGTAACCGTGAACCTGATCTTCAGCCTGTTGTTGATCGGACCCTTAAAACACGGCGGCTTAGCCCTGGCTAACTCCATCGCCTCTTTGGTTAACACCGTGATGCTGTCCTACTATTTAAATAAACGGATACCCGGCATGTGGCATGCCGGTACCGTTAAATTCATGGTGCAAACCGTCACTGCCACCGCGGTGATGGCCGCCACCGCCTGGGGGGTAAATGCCGCTCTGGCGGACAAGATGGCCGGCCACGGCACTCTGGGCCTGGCGGTGCAGGTGGGAGCCAGTATATCCGCCGCCATGGGCATTTTTGTGCTGGCCATATTCCTGCTGCGGATGGAGGAGGCCAGCCTGGTAACCATGTATGCCGGGAAATTTCTTGGCCGACTGCGCCCCTCCCGGGGCTGA
- the galU gene encoding UTP--glucose-1-phosphate uridylyltransferase GalU translates to MRVRKAIIPAAGLGVRFLPATKAQPKEMLPIVDKPTIQYIVEEAVASGIEDILIVTGRNKRAIEDHFDKSLELEIQLDHKQKHELLGLVRDISEMVDIHYIRQKEPLGLGHAVYCARKFIGDEPFAVLLGDDVIHSKVPCLKQLINLYEEVRYSVVGVQEVPQEHVNRYGIVEAAPEREGVCRVYDLVEKPEIGQAPSRLAVMGRYILSPRIFDILAMTRPGAGGEIQLTDALRKLVQAEAIYGCIFEGRRYDVGDKLGYLQATVEFALQRPDLAEDFRKYLKELLAD, encoded by the coding sequence ATGAGAGTCCGCAAAGCCATTATACCGGCTGCCGGCCTGGGGGTCCGTTTTTTACCTGCCACCAAGGCCCAGCCCAAGGAAATGCTGCCCATTGTAGATAAGCCCACCATTCAATACATAGTGGAAGAAGCCGTTGCCTCCGGCATTGAAGATATTTTAATTGTTACCGGCCGCAATAAGCGGGCCATCGAGGATCATTTTGACAAGTCCCTGGAGTTGGAGATTCAACTGGACCATAAGCAAAAGCATGAATTGCTGGGCCTGGTGCGGGATATCAGCGAGATGGTAGATATTCACTACATCCGCCAGAAGGAGCCCCTGGGCCTGGGACATGCGGTATATTGTGCCCGGAAGTTCATTGGCGATGAGCCCTTTGCGGTTTTGCTGGGGGATGACGTAATTCACAGTAAAGTGCCCTGCTTAAAGCAGCTGATTAATTTATATGAGGAAGTACGCTACTCGGTGGTGGGTGTTCAGGAGGTGCCGCAGGAGCACGTCAATCGTTACGGCATTGTGGAGGCTGCTCCGGAGCGGGAGGGGGTCTGCCGGGTTTACGATTTGGTGGAGAAGCCGGAGATCGGCCAGGCTCCGTCCAGACTGGCAGTTATGGGCCGGTATATTTTAAGCCCCAGGATTTTTGATATATTAGCCATGACCAGGCCCGGCGCCGGCGGGGAAATTCAATTAACCGACGCCTTGCGCAAGCTGGTGCAGGCGGAGGCCATTTATGGCTGTATTTTTGAGGGTAGACGCTATGACGTGGGGGATAAGTTAGGGTACCTCCAGGCCACGGTGGAATTTGCCCTGCAAAGGCCGGATTTGGCGGAGGATTTTAGGAAATATTTAAAAGAGTTATTGGCTGACTGA
- the fabZ gene encoding 3-hydroxyacyl-ACP dehydratase FabZ produces MLDINAIQQILPHRYPFLLVDRILEIEEGKKVVGIKNVTANEQFFQGHFPGYPVMPGVLIIEAMAQVGAVAVLSMPAYAGRIAFFAGIDKARFRRQVVPGDTLRIEVEVLKLRGTVGKSMARAYVGEELAAEAELMFALGQK; encoded by the coding sequence ATGTTAGATATTAATGCTATCCAACAAATTCTACCACACCGTTATCCCTTCCTGTTAGTGGATCGAATTTTAGAGATTGAGGAAGGGAAAAAAGTGGTGGGGATTAAAAATGTTACTGCCAATGAGCAATTTTTCCAAGGACATTTTCCCGGTTATCCGGTGATGCCAGGTGTTTTGATTATTGAAGCCATGGCCCAGGTGGGGGCGGTGGCTGTTCTTAGTATGCCTGCTTATGCCGGACGCATTGCTTTTTTTGCGGGGATTGATAAGGCCCGTTTCCGCCGCCAGGTGGTGCCGGGAGATACCCTGCGTATTGAAGTGGAGGTATTAAAGCTGCGGGGCACCGTTGGCAAGAGTATGGCCAGGGCTTATGTGGGTGAGGAACTGGCCGCCGAGGCGGAGTTAATGTTTGCCCTGGGCCAAAAATAG
- a CDS encoding phosphoglucomutase/phosphomannomutase family protein → MTHKISFGTDGWRGIIADDFTFDNVRLVARAVAAYINSQGLAERGLVVGHDNRFLAEEFTAAVAEELNSQGIPVFLCRGATPTPVTAYAIKLTNAAGAVMLTASHNPPVYNGFKFIPEYAGPALPHITKQIEENIARLQAGEPCDVYGLEPAQGRYGRLPQPELKEGARCTGYSPFDGYVRHISGIVDLAAIKRAGLKVVIDPMYGAGIGYLEHILGNAGVQVEVFHNYRDPFFGGSLPEPTGKSLEELKGRVKAGGANLGLALDGDADRFGIIDANGEYITPNQFLPLLYYHLLTARGWRGPVARTVATTHLLDRMAAKYGQPVYETPVGFKYIGQNLLEKGCILGGEESGGLSVKGHIPEKDGILAGLLAAEMVAHHGKSLTEILEQIYREFGRLFSERLDLHTTPEQKAQILEQLKGWAPPELAGQQVTGKITLDGTKLVLADGAWILIRPSGTEPLFRVYVEANSLEQKAQLQREVKQMLQL, encoded by the coding sequence TTGACCCATAAAATTTCCTTTGGTACCGATGGATGGCGCGGGATTATTGCTGATGATTTTACCTTTGATAATGTAAGGCTGGTGGCCCGGGCGGTGGCCGCTTATATTAACAGCCAGGGGCTGGCCGAGCGGGGCCTGGTGGTGGGCCACGACAACCGGTTTTTGGCCGAAGAATTCACCGCTGCGGTGGCTGAGGAGCTAAACAGTCAGGGGATTCCGGTGTTTCTCTGCCGCGGGGCTACCCCTACGCCGGTGACAGCTTATGCCATTAAGTTAACTAACGCTGCCGGGGCGGTGATGCTGACCGCCAGCCATAACCCGCCGGTTTATAACGGGTTTAAATTTATTCCCGAGTATGCCGGTCCGGCTTTACCCCATATCACCAAGCAAATTGAGGAAAACATCGCCCGGCTGCAGGCCGGGGAACCCTGTGATGTCTACGGGTTAGAGCCAGCCCAGGGGCGCTATGGCCGGTTGCCACAGCCGGAGCTTAAGGAGGGGGCCCGTTGTACCGGGTATAGTCCCTTTGACGGATATGTCCGTCATATCTCCGGGATTGTGGATCTGGCTGCCATCAAACGGGCCGGGCTAAAGGTGGTCATTGACCCCATGTACGGGGCCGGTATTGGTTATTTGGAACATATTCTGGGTAACGCCGGGGTGCAGGTGGAAGTGTTCCACAACTACCGGGACCCGTTCTTTGGCGGCAGCCTGCCGGAGCCAACCGGTAAGTCCCTGGAGGAATTAAAGGGCCGGGTCAAAGCCGGTGGGGCTAACCTGGGCCTGGCCCTGGACGGCGATGCCGACCGCTTTGGTATTATTGATGCTAACGGGGAGTACATTACTCCCAACCAGTTCCTGCCTTTGCTTTATTACCACCTGTTAACCGCCAGGGGATGGCGGGGGCCGGTGGCCCGTACGGTGGCCACCACCCATCTGTTGGACCGCATGGCGGCAAAATACGGGCAGCCGGTCTATGAAACCCCGGTGGGCTTTAAGTATATCGGCCAAAATCTTTTGGAAAAGGGATGTATCCTGGGCGGTGAGGAAAGCGGCGGTTTGTCTGTCAAGGGTCATATTCCGGAAAAGGACGGTATCCTGGCCGGCCTGCTGGCTGCCGAAATGGTGGCCCATCACGGCAAGAGCCTGACAGAAATTCTGGAGCAAATTTACCGTGAGTTTGGTCGCCTTTTCAGCGAGAGACTGGATCTTCATACGACACCGGAGCAAAAGGCGCAAATACTGGAGCAGTTGAAGGGCTGGGCGCCCCCGGAACTGGCCGGGCAGCAGGTAACCGGCAAGATTACCCTGGACGGCACCAAATTGGTACTGGCCGACGGGGCCTGGATTTTAATCCGGCCTTCCGGCACCGAACCGTTATTCAGGGTTTATGTGGAGGCCAACAGCTTGGAACAAAAGGCTCAATTGCAGCGGGAGGTTAAGCAAATGTTGCAGCTCTGA
- a CDS encoding S-layer homology domain-containing protein, which produces MKRRNQLLIFLSCLNILVLLSQPFTALANNMAAAVMGVPGLRSYNQGLNGLGLTGKGQVVAVADAGLDGGSMDTLHPDLKDRVVGVKDFSGDGWADPNGHGTHIAGSIVGTGLKSQGLVKGMAPEAGLYFQATYNDKDKNLHIPSVYDLLLDAYNAPGKPRIHVNSWGANFSDGIYDWAAYSLDKFVWEHPDMLVLKSAGNGYKTAKPFVSSPGAAKNALTVGATEGNRLVDSTTGNPGQVTGFSSRGTFDGRIKPEVVAPGTWILSTRKSNPDLAGDGYIGLYNQYYGYMSGTSMSTALTAGAVTLLRQYLVQKGLSPSAALLKAALIFGASPLPGVSSLDQGFGRVNVESSLLALDKGGARYGDNPGIKTGDKVTYTYVSNGQPFKAVLAYTDYPKTPGTGKDLVNDLDLKVIGPNGQEVYWGNGYIDGDRLNNTEEITIDEPKQGQTYTIEVSGYKVEHGPQPFALVYGALPYEGTISSATGDEVKFTDGKTVKITDNTGIRVVNDDTVVKNAQLKDIPAGAEGYLVFGPEGQPVHLDALYTTLSSKIQSKENNNQLVIWDGTRWALADGARIVVGHNEIKWSELPIESEVTLTLNPVSGEIWGINVQSMPDNSAFYPLPLTADEVKQAIQNSRSSGKVVLSAPAAREEDKPVTLAFSTDMAAAIAENGRPVELRLPGFTLAVPAAEFSRIGQSEQGAQLQIRVSWQSVGDQPLPAVDPLMYLRPVGQIVEVRSAIVWPDGSQLIISQSKNPVRVTVTSPLGATAGINLKRLGIYRLNELTGQWELLGNDYNPDTGKAEVVVNRLGKFAILEASRTFADISGHWARTDIEIMAARGIVRGMTPQLFAPDDTVTRGQFTAMLVRTLGLTGDARGVKFTDLPADYWCAADVAVAVKAGLVSGYGNGLFGPNDPITREQMAAMLVRALNYGTIKPLPESTLKPGQFADQENISNWARTSVATIVQAGLMKGREQDMFAPQGLTTRAEAAAVMVRLLDYRGNHR; this is translated from the coding sequence GTGAAGCGGCGAAACCAACTGCTAATTTTTTTGTCTTGCTTAAATATCCTGGTTTTACTGAGTCAACCCTTTACTGCCCTGGCTAACAATATGGCCGCCGCGGTGATGGGTGTGCCCGGGCTGAGATCCTATAACCAGGGGCTCAACGGGCTGGGGCTGACGGGTAAAGGCCAGGTGGTGGCGGTGGCGGATGCCGGGTTAGATGGCGGGTCTATGGATACGTTGCATCCGGATTTGAAAGACCGGGTGGTGGGCGTCAAAGACTTCAGCGGAGACGGCTGGGCCGATCCCAACGGTCACGGCACGCACATTGCCGGCAGCATCGTGGGTACCGGGCTAAAATCCCAGGGTCTGGTGAAGGGCATGGCCCCGGAGGCCGGGCTGTATTTTCAGGCCACCTATAACGACAAAGATAAAAATTTACATATTCCGTCGGTGTATGATTTGTTATTAGATGCCTATAATGCTCCGGGCAAGCCCCGGATCCACGTGAACAGCTGGGGGGCCAACTTCAGTGACGGTATTTACGATTGGGCGGCCTACAGTTTGGACAAGTTCGTCTGGGAACATCCGGATATGCTGGTGTTAAAGTCTGCGGGCAATGGTTATAAAACTGCCAAACCCTTTGTCAGTTCCCCGGGGGCGGCCAAAAATGCTCTTACCGTGGGGGCCACCGAAGGTAACCGGCTGGTGGACAGCACTACCGGCAATCCCGGCCAGGTGACCGGTTTCAGCAGCCGGGGTACCTTTGACGGCCGCATCAAGCCGGAAGTGGTGGCGCCGGGCACCTGGATTTTGTCCACCCGCAAGTCCAATCCGGATTTAGCCGGGGACGGTTACATCGGGCTGTATAACCAGTATTACGGCTATATGAGCGGCACCAGCATGTCTACCGCTTTAACCGCCGGAGCGGTCACTTTGCTGCGGCAGTATCTGGTGCAAAAAGGATTATCCCCCAGCGCGGCCCTGTTAAAGGCAGCCTTAATCTTCGGGGCCAGTCCTTTACCCGGTGTTTCATCCCTGGACCAGGGCTTCGGCCGGGTTAATGTGGAAAGTTCTTTGCTGGCCCTGGATAAGGGCGGCGCCCGATACGGGGATAATCCGGGGATTAAAACCGGAGATAAGGTTACCTATACCTATGTCAGCAACGGTCAGCCCTTCAAGGCGGTGCTGGCCTATACCGATTACCCCAAAACTCCGGGCACCGGTAAGGATTTGGTCAATGACCTGGACTTAAAGGTAATCGGCCCAAATGGCCAGGAGGTTTACTGGGGCAACGGTTATATTGACGGGGACAGGCTTAACAATACCGAGGAAATCACCATTGACGAGCCTAAACAAGGGCAGACCTATACCATTGAGGTTTCCGGTTATAAAGTAGAGCACGGGCCTCAGCCCTTTGCCCTGGTTTACGGGGCTTTGCCCTATGAGGGAACCATCAGCAGCGCAACCGGTGATGAGGTTAAGTTTACTGACGGTAAGACCGTCAAGATAACCGATAATACCGGTATACGGGTGGTTAACGATGATACCGTGGTGAAAAATGCCCAGTTAAAAGACATCCCTGCCGGGGCGGAGGGTTACCTGGTCTTTGGGCCGGAGGGCCAACCGGTCCACCTGGACGCCCTTTATACCACCCTGAGCAGTAAGATTCAGTCCAAGGAAAATAATAACCAATTAGTTATCTGGGACGGCACCCGCTGGGCTCTGGCCGATGGGGCCAGGATAGTGGTGGGGCATAATGAAATTAAGTGGTCGGAATTACCCATCGAGTCGGAAGTGACTTTAACTCTTAACCCTGTCAGCGGGGAAATTTGGGGTATCAACGTCCAGAGCATGCCGGATAATTCAGCCTTTTACCCCCTGCCGCTGACGGCTGATGAGGTTAAACAGGCCATCCAAAATTCCAGGAGCTCCGGCAAAGTGGTTTTGTCTGCCCCCGCGGCCAGGGAGGAAGACAAGCCCGTTACCCTGGCCTTCAGTACGGATATGGCCGCGGCCATTGCGGAGAATGGCCGCCCGGTGGAACTCAGGCTGCCCGGATTTACCCTGGCGGTGCCGGCCGCAGAATTTAGCCGCATAGGTCAGTCGGAGCAGGGGGCACAACTGCAGATTCGGGTCAGCTGGCAGTCGGTGGGGGACCAACCCCTGCCGGCGGTTGATCCCCTGATGTACCTGCGGCCGGTGGGCCAAATTGTTGAGGTGCGGTCTGCCATTGTCTGGCCGGACGGCAGCCAACTAATCATCAGCCAGTCGAAAAACCCGGTACGGGTGACCGTCACTTCACCTCTGGGTGCCACCGCCGGTATTAACCTGAAAAGGCTGGGTATCTACCGGCTTAATGAATTAACCGGCCAGTGGGAATTACTGGGTAACGATTACAACCCGGATACCGGTAAGGCCGAGGTGGTGGTGAATCGCCTGGGCAAGTTTGCCATCCTGGAGGCCAGCCGTACCTTTGCTGATATTAGCGGGCACTGGGCCAGGACTGATATTGAAATCATGGCCGCCCGGGGCATAGTGCGGGGTATGACACCGCAGCTTTTTGCCCCCGATGATACGGTCACCAGGGGTCAGTTTACCGCCATGCTGGTCAGAACCCTGGGCTTAACCGGGGATGCCAGGGGCGTCAAGTTTACTGATTTACCGGCTGATTACTGGTGTGCCGCTGATGTAGCCGTGGCGGTTAAAGCAGGTTTGGTCAGCGGTTACGGCAACGGCCTGTTTGGGCCTAACGATCCCATCACCAGGGAACAAATGGCGGCCATGCTGGTGCGGGCCCTGAACTATGGCACCATCAAACCCCTGCCGGAAAGCACCCTTAAGCCGGGCCAGTTTGCCGACCAGGAAAATATATCCAACTGGGCCAGAACCTCGGTGGCCACCATCGTGCAAGCCGGCTTAATGAAAGGCCGGGAGCAGGATATGTTCGCCCCGCAGGGTTTAACCACCAGAGCCGAAGCCGCCGCCGTGATGGTAAGGCTGCTGGATTACCGGGGGAATCACAGGTAG
- a CDS encoding glycosyltransferase family 4 protein gives MFKLVPALLLALGMALLFTPWVRKAAFKIGALDKPEQRKVHSKIMPRMGGLAVFLAFALTTLLTQQLDNRIIGLLFGGLLVVLLGMLDDTKGLPAKVKLVGQIAAAAAVIPFGVQVEFITNPINGQLLHLGLWGVPVTIFWIISVTNAVNLIDGLDGLAGGTSFIAALTMAAVAWQQASLLGGVGMEVVALALILAAATLGFLRYNFYPARIFLGDTGSMFLGYALATMAVIGVTKAATAISVIIPMVILGIPLLDVTFAILRRYQSHRPIFQPDKEHLHHRLMALGLSHKQTVLAIYGVNLVLGISAFVLTLVTTSQAVLLLFILAVVIIVSANKIGVIGKVGRPTVSVSQNLQQRSSKM, from the coding sequence TTGTTTAAGTTAGTGCCGGCCCTGCTGCTTGCCCTGGGGATGGCTCTTTTGTTTACGCCCTGGGTACGTAAAGCGGCTTTTAAAATTGGCGCCCTTGATAAGCCGGAACAGCGTAAGGTGCACAGCAAAATTATGCCGCGCATGGGCGGTCTGGCGGTGTTCCTGGCCTTTGCCCTGACTACCCTGCTGACTCAGCAGTTAGATAACCGGATAATTGGTTTATTATTTGGCGGGCTTTTAGTTGTTTTACTGGGCATGCTCGATGATACCAAAGGTCTGCCGGCTAAGGTTAAGCTGGTGGGGCAAATTGCTGCCGCTGCCGCAGTAATTCCCTTTGGTGTGCAGGTGGAATTTATTACTAACCCCATTAACGGCCAGTTGTTGCACTTAGGTCTCTGGGGGGTTCCGGTAACAATTTTTTGGATCATTTCTGTGACCAATGCTGTCAATTTAATTGACGGGCTGGATGGTTTGGCCGGCGGGACTTCCTTTATTGCCGCTTTAACCATGGCCGCGGTGGCCTGGCAGCAGGCTTCTCTGCTGGGCGGGGTAGGCATGGAAGTAGTGGCTTTGGCCCTAATTCTGGCGGCTGCCACCTTAGGATTTTTGCGCTATAATTTTTACCCGGCCCGGATTTTCCTGGGTGACACCGGCTCCATGTTCCTGGGTTACGCCCTGGCAACTATGGCGGTAATAGGTGTAACCAAGGCTGCCACCGCTATTTCGGTAATTATCCCGATGGTTATTTTAGGTATTCCTTTGTTGGATGTAACTTTTGCTATCCTGAGACGTTACCAGAGCCACCGGCCCATTTTCCAACCGGATAAAGAGCATTTGCACCACCGGTTAATGGCCCTGGGTTTATCCCATAAGCAAACGGTGCTGGCCATTTACGGGGTGAACTTGGTGCTGGGCATCAGTGCCTTTGTGTTAACCTTAGTCACCACCAGCCAGGCGGTACTGCTCCTGTTTATCCTGGCCGTTGTGATTATTGTATCGGCGAACAAAATCGGTGTTATCGGGAAGGTTGGCCGGCCCACGGTATCAGTTTCCCAAAACTTGCAGCAGCGGTCCTCCAAAATGTAG
- a CDS encoding SDR family oxidoreductase has translation MRVLVTGGAGFIGSHIVDALLKAGHEVLVVDNLSSGKKENLPPEVPFYQMDITDPGIAGIFEAARPQAVIHQAAQVAVPVSLRDPIFDARVNIIGTLNLLEAARRVKVGKMVFASSAAVYGNPNYLPVDEDHDLRPLSGYGISKHTVERYLEAYQELYGLSWTALRYANVYGPRQDAQGEGGVVAVFIDKLLHNQRPQIFGDGEQTRDFVYVKDVAAANVAALSAGDNQILNISTGKASTVNELYSLLKQTIGSALEPEYAPPRPGDIVHSYLDNSKAVARLNWQPQYELARGLKETVEHYLRGNA, from the coding sequence GTGCGAGTATTAGTTACCGGGGGGGCCGGTTTCATTGGTTCCCATATTGTGGACGCCTTGCTTAAGGCAGGTCATGAAGTTTTGGTGGTGGATAACCTGTCCAGCGGCAAAAAGGAAAACCTGCCTCCGGAAGTTCCCTTTTATCAGATGGATATCACCGATCCCGGAATAGCCGGGATATTTGAAGCAGCTCGCCCCCAGGCTGTCATTCACCAGGCGGCTCAGGTGGCTGTGCCGGTGTCCCTGCGGGATCCCATTTTTGACGCCAGGGTCAATATCATTGGTACGTTAAATTTGCTGGAAGCAGCCCGGCGGGTCAAGGTGGGCAAGATGGTGTTTGCCTCTTCGGCGGCGGTATACGGTAACCCCAATTATTTGCCGGTGGACGAGGATCATGACCTGCGGCCCCTGTCAGGCTACGGTATTTCCAAACATACGGTGGAGCGCTACCTGGAGGCATACCAGGAGCTGTACGGACTGAGCTGGACCGCCCTGCGCTATGCCAATGTCTACGGCCCCCGCCAGGATGCCCAGGGGGAAGGCGGTGTGGTGGCTGTTTTTATTGATAAACTACTGCATAACCAAAGACCGCAAATTTTTGGCGACGGGGAACAAACCCGGGATTTTGTGTATGTAAAAGATGTGGCTGCGGCCAACGTGGCGGCTCTGTCCGCAGGAGACAACCAGATACTGAATATCAGCACCGGCAAGGCCTCCACGGTCAATGAGCTGTACAGTTTACTAAAACAGACAATTGGATCTGCCTTAGAACCGGAATACGCCCCACCCCGGCCGGGGGATATTGTGCACAGCTATTTGGACAACAGTAAGGCCGTAGCCCGGTTGAACTGGCAGCCACAATATGAACTGGCCCGGGGGCTAAAGGAGACGGTGGAGCATTATCTTAGGGGTAATGCTTAG